AGCATCAGCTGTGTAGTATCCATGGACACTTGCTGGGTACCATCGTTGTCACTCAGCAGGATTGTACGCGTACGGGATTGTGTCCTGAAATTTGCTCTGTAATGTTGACTTGTAAAAATGACTTTTATcacagtaaaaacattttaactataCTACCTGGAAAATTCAAGATGGAATGGTGAGATATGTCacttaatattttacaaaataacaatagtgccttaaaaaattataatgtaaaaaatgtaagGGGAGTTTGTACACTAAGTATTTGTGTAtttggccggaaatggtactctcgcacataaaattcatggcACCTCTAATTGGCACTACAATgctctatgatgatgatacactatacttcatagccaaacataaatactgtaggtaACCGCAGAGTTCAATTTTTTTATGTACGTCGGAAGAAAGAAGGAGAAGACCCCAAAACAAAGacacatgttttaaaattgtatttgaaTGACAACACACAATTTTTAACCTTTCCAGAAGTCTGTGTGCGAAATAATCAAGGGTCTTCTTTTTGTACACATCCTATATTGGTGCATACAAAACGAAGAcccataatttttaaattttatttgaatgATAACACACCAGGCTAACACATATCACAATATCGAAATTATTCAGACATTTGGGTGCGAGACAATCAAGGGGTGGTCTTCGATGTGTACACATCCTATataatgcaataatgggtgcATACAATATAAAAGACCGTTTTTTAAAATGCTAAATGAATGACTAGCTGTGTATCCGTCCTTGGTCATTGAGGAATTGATATGCTTGAATCCGTTTTCATAGCTAGTCGTCACGGCAGATCATGAAGTGGATGAAGACTTATTGATAACAACAGTTATTATTGAAACAGCCGTACGTGTACAGTTATAATCttaatattttatagatttgTACAAATAAATTTTAGAGTACAATTTCTCCTTAGCAACGATATCCATGAATTTGTATGAAGTTTGTGTTATTACAACGCAAATATCATAGCAAGTCGACTAAATACTAGTAATGGTGAGTGAGACGATGACGACGACATAGACATTACATTTCAAATACCATACCAAGTCGACTAAATATGAACGCTTTAAAAGGATTCGATTTTTGATGAGGGAAGTAGTTACAAGTGAAAGGTTATTAAACTACAGTTTGGGCTGGGCATATCCACACTGCCAGATAGTCATATAAACAGTGCACactttttttaaagtgttttttttccTAGTTTTTTTAAAGAGGTATACTctagtaaaaaaaacatatttcaagATACTTCTACTTAACATAGAAAAATATCAGCAAATAACGTTTTTTCGTTGATCAATGAAACCGAAGTGAACGATACCTGATTGGTGTTAAACGTCGTTTGGTTCTTTTATCCTCGTTATTTCATCAACCACGACTTGTAGTTGAGTTTAGATGATAAAAGATCTCATGAGAATGAAACTTATGAATGCTGACAATATTTTCGatcagtttttattttgatgatgtcatcatggttacaaatttttttttttaataagttaGGTCACCTAAGGTCATCTTGCAATAGTTTCATCAGTGACATATCTATTATCGCGTTCACAGACCAAATTAAACACTATATGACCTTCAGGTCATAGGTCTATGAGGCCTGGGTTTCCTTTCGCTACGCGATACGCTAAAGCCTCTGGTTTCGCGTCATTGATACTATCATGAACGCGCTTCAATTCACCAAGGTTCAACCTTACTGATTGCGACAAACTGTAACTGCAACTACTAAACAATTACACACCCAAGTCAAATcttattcaataatattttctattaatacatattttaaatttaatgctTACACAACCAATAAATACTCAAAACagttttaaacatattaaaacaaatcatttgGTCAAGACCACTTTATATAAAATTTTTCTtggtttttttgaaaaatggaaaATTGTTCCAAACTTcttttcatttaataaaaatttaaataaagttttctAATTTAAGTGATTTGTTctgaaatctaaaaaaaactatttttttacttttctaaGTGTCTAGTTaggtaaaaataatattacattcaCAGAACAAGCATAGGCGCTGCGACTGCACCGCGAAAAAACGCCGGTGAAAAACGCCTATGCTTATACACTGTGATGTTTTTTTCGATGGATTTTAAGTAGTGAAACaaatttttctaatttttttcaattacacagtgatgtaggccaatcttttaagatcattttacagtaaaaatgttGTCCATACGACTGTCCGTTGAGGAGTTACGAATTTTAAAGTAACTTGTCTTCTGTttcgtgaaaaaggcgtatATAACACAATCTAAAACAGTCTCTCCATCCTCAACCCATGAGGTCCCTACATGAATGACCTTTAAAGTCTATTAACATTCACTTATAaggtttacaaaataaaatatcaaaccAATCAGTTGGTAGTGTGCTAAAATGTTCTGAATCTTCCTCTATGGTACTTGCTACTGTctttgtttataattaatagATTGCATATACTATAGTACAAATCTAAACCACACGTCTCTTTATACTCAGGCCATATGATGTCTCTGTATGAGCCTCTACCTACACTCCACcaggaaattaaaaaaaataagcgCGTTAAATGAGTGTAAATATATTGATGATGAATTTTCTGTGTGCTATATTctgataaattattatatatttatataattcatGTAAGAAACTTCCAACCGATGTGGGTATATCTGCAGAGCTGCAGCGACACACATCTTACTGGAGGAGAAGGAGGACATCATGCACTGGTATAGTTGGCAGTATCAGGCCGTACCTGCTGTATGCGCAGGTATCCTGCAATCATGGTGTGTGATCTGCTGGTGGTGGTGGACGACAGCATCAACTGAGCAGTAAGCATGGAGACCTGCTGGATGTTATTGCCGTTTGTGCTACTCGGATGCATCGTATAGCTTATACCGAAACATGCTCTGCAATCTCGAAATTGTAGCCGTATTTTTATTGACATTTGGAACATTGATTGATTAGCCCccattttacctgaaaaataaataaataaaaaaaaaatagtattttaccTTGATTTGTGATACTTGGAGGATAGTAATACCccttttcataaatatttattgtatttagcaaaataattaaaaatgtatttgttatgtaatatatataatgtaatatgttGTTGCTATATAAAGTACAAGAAGCAAGCAAATCAATCATTGAAAATGTCTGGTAGTAAATAATTGCTTGCCATTTCTTTGTtatccaaaatattttttaccacattttttacatgtttggttaGATCAGGGagtaacaactccctggttagatgtaatgaaaataaaaagtagTTAATCATTTTGATGGAAATggtatgtaaataaacaaacacaaaagaattatgtttacagttcaattattgtcagaataataattgtttgattttcCCCGCATCCTTGTTTGCCGACGGACGCGATGGTGTGCCGACGCACAGCCGGAGCCGACCTGTTCCCCCCTCCCCCAACCTGCTAGATACGCCACTGCCAGTACGTTGTATATTTCCACGAATATGTTGTACAAAGTGTTTAGGATTCCGGCAGCTTGATTCAGAATCAACGCAAGTGATTGGTCAATTGAAAATCGCTTAGTTTTCAGTGTTAGTTTGTGTTACaatgggcagttgagttccggtgccggaatcctaaccacggcgtaggCGTATGTCATATgcttgtaattgtatttttggcGGTGATTGCCTTCCATAGATATCATAGTTTTCAGatctagattttttttaatggtgggTAATGTATTTTTAGTGAATTTTAATAATTAGAATTAGACTATTCCATTACCAAGGGGGTTTATTTCAATGATGTGATGAGATTTTcagtataaattattataaacaatttagatTTTCTGGTGGTACTGGCCTTCTTATCTAGAATCACCCACAAcagaatgttttctctcgcgtgtACCGTGAAGTCACATGTTCTCTCTGTGTACTATCGTTATACACACACTACTTAGTGCAATGAATTTTTCCGAATTATTTTactccttttttaaaaatttcttttcttttcctttcgttttttttttattaaatatattataaggGGGAGGGGTGCGCGCCGGTTTCGtgtatgtaatgtaaattttgtcGACAAATTGTCAATTCCCGGCCCCcgacttcaaaatcctggatacgccactgcgCGTACTCGCAGAATTGAAACGTACAACATACTCGCAGAAACGTACAACGTATTTGCAGAAACGTACATGTACTTGAAGAAAAGGACAACAAAAAGACATGCACAAAAACGTACAACGTGTTCGCTGAAACAGACAAATACAAAAACGTACAACGTGGTCGCGAATGCGCAGAAAATAATGGAATCAGTATATAAGTAATATTGAAAGGTATTGGTTATTACATGGAGGTATTATACCGCCATAGTTGTTATTACTTgtattttcacgctgctgctctagcccgctacgtcacaagaGATGACGTAATCAGATATAAAGCTAGCAGCAGTTTTAGTACTGAGAGAGTGACATAAATGCGAAAATGCatactccactataatttataggtccagcTGTTGCACCCAAAagacgtctgggaaaagagtctatgagtgctcacggttgaacgattttgcattcttgccctttgattggttgacgcaaTCAACAGATTGTGGAAGAATTTCCACTTGTGCCAACTTGAAGTATACCCTTTTTACACTATCGACTGAGAGAGGAACACGGGGTGGTTGGATTTTCCCATTTACACCAGTCAATAAAAACCACAACACCGGAGTTTAACGGCCCGGTGTACTAACAACTGCGAGGTTACACCGCTGTTACGGTGATAGTGTAAAAGGGcttgtctctagagggtattcagttgcatgcatAAAGTTCACCTGTACAAGATCAAGGTCATCAGCCAATTGAAGTTGAAAAAAATAAGGAAATACTGCTTTCAGACTTTGTTGTAGTTAATAGAAGAAAAAGGAAATCAGCTGTAACACAGTCACTTGTTTCAAATGCACGATCATCTGTATGGATATAAATAActaagagaaaagaaacgtttaattataactccaaaaccattgtctgacagacaatttaagtattttttgctttgaattaaattttttcaggtaaataattggtTAACgcgaataactattatgtgacaataaaatgacacattcaaaaacaaatttgaaataaaaaatatttttcaggggggggggggggaacaatatatctttaaaactgttacgtcaacaagcgagcagcgttttttgtaagaaatattttttgtttattttgttttcggttatttACGGTTGTTTTTTTCGGGAATTAGACTGACCCGAATTCCCAATTTTTTTATCTGAGATCTTGGTGTTCTGTTGCAGAAACACACATAGAGGGGGCGCGACATCCCATGGAATTTGGAAATCATCGATTTAattgatatgatatgatattgaTCAAAGATCGTATAGCGCCACGTAGTCGTGGCGCTATAGTATCTTTGGCAGAGGTAAAGTAATGTTTAAATGATGCAGGAAAGGTCAGAGGGCAAAGGTCGGATTAAAATTTACTTTACTCACCTTGCtcactgaataaaaaaaaatataggattttttttattgttgacaGGCAAAAGAGCAATATAATAGGCAAGCCAGTGGTGGTGTAACAGAACGGACGAAGATTCTGGCCGAGATATCGGAAGAATTGGATAAAATTAAAGTAGAAATGGAGGAAAAAGGATCAAGCATGACTGATGGATGTGAGTAATcatcaaaatatggtagtgatatgcccaaatatgatagtgatatgcctaaatatggtagttacatgcttaaatatgatagtgatatgcttaaatatggtaatgatatgcccaaatattagtagtgatatgacatcatcatgtccgtatatgggcacatcacatttttttgtcacataaagtttgatagtgtagacagagctttaaacaaacAGAAAAGACAAAAGTctaacatataaataaatgtgatCGGAAATCGCTTGCATGCGTCCAAAATGAGCTCTGTTTAATGTCGTATTTTTTAACTGTAAAAGCTTTACTTTAAATTGAATTGTGTCAAATCTAATATACATTCTATCAtgttatatataaattcatttcTTTGATATTATTCTTTTTTCTCAGCCCCACTTGTAAAGATAAAGCAAGCATTGCAGCGACTCAAGAACGAAATTCTACAAATGGATATCCGGATAGGAACGGTGGAACACACGTTATTAGCAGGCAAACTTAAGGATAAATCAAATCTACAAAAAGACATGAACAAAACATTAACAACGTCACAATATGATGACTACAAGCAGTACTGAGAAGAAGTCAATTATGAAATATGAACTATAAACAATACGGagaagaagtcaatatcataatGACACATTCTGCATTTTGATGTTGACTAAAAGTACCTCTAAAGAAAAAAACTGTACTATGCCAAAAACACGAAACTGTATTAACACCTCTGTTTGGACTTGTTGGGGTACATGTCATATTAAAGTGGACGCCCTTGTTAGGGTAAAAATATCCTTTAATAATACTttcttttttatcaaactttgtttattgaaataaaaaaaaatagatacaaataaattatataaaaatattaaattaaaaagacaCCCATGTACAAGTATTAACTTGTTGTAGATGTGTATATTAATAGAATAGTATCAAAGAATTGAAATTTCATATAAGTTAATATTAAGTAAATATTTGTGCATTAAATTTAcatactgtaatactgtacataattaatACACCTTGATGTGGTATTTTCTGTTGACGTATTTCAGCGCTTTTAAACATAGATAATATGTcgataaatttaataaatttgttgtaAAATTTTATAGCATGTtcgtatttttttgtttaacttgaaaataaaatacaatggaATTATGATACTCACGCGTTTGATAATTGACAAACGCATGTTGACGTACTACCGCCATTGAGAGAAAAAACTAGAGCGCAGACATACGGTCGCCGCGCGCGGGGAGAGAGAAGAAGGGTTTAAGTTTttggcgctaatgcagtttcgtacccaccccttaaaattactcaaaatgatttcaatacttcatctagcctactcacgagttgtctacagCATTCAGCAAGCATAAAAAGGTAAAATATcgataatttcttatttataactatttttaatcaattaataattgagcacccttcagaaatccatcgccagcttagcttcgcgaaaatcatcgcCAGGCCTGCCGATgaaagtacggaggcctcatAGGGCATCGATCTATAGAGGACGCTGTTGTAATCATATTATGgcgataataaaatattgtttacatgTTCCTCGTGAAAcggattttaagtttttttcataaagaaatattttgtgtttaattatgttgttaatttttagaaattctatttattttgaatgttgtgtgttattgtcttgtcaaattatattttttgtaagggtccctaatgatcagcttcggctggatggaccaccctcataaaatattgttgaaataaattaatgaatagttgcttcattatttaatgttttatttgattttattttaataaacacaacaggaaagaagataaaaaagaagaaatgaaagacatgaaatgatgtattcagtgtcagcagaagtaaaataaattctagtaaaaattgatggaaaacatttttattataattattgtattactgtacattacatttcaataaattatatctttctgtttttgttgcatTTCCTATTTCCATGTATTTGAAGAGGTCTTTCATaggtgaataaaaaatgttaattaataataatatacttctaTACAATCTTAAAACAGGGAAACCATTAGCGTTTCTAGTATAGCTAGTGATAACaaatactaaaacaattaattcgTCATAGCTTGATTATTGtgttataacattaacaatgtaacTCAGGAATGAagtactgtaattctttttattcatttcatttatttatttgacctacaaaccataatgtaaaataaactaaaacagagGAAAATTGGTCAGTACTTATATCTTCAAGAGTCAGCAGTTCCATATTTATAGTCTTCTTTTCTGTGTGAAATTCtactagtaaaatgaaagaacaaattaaaaacataacataattatgatgataccCACAATGATGAATACAGCAATTGTATAGTATTTCTTTTCTCTATTAAAAATACGAAACGCATGTcggaaataatgaaaattataattatttagtgCGTGCTTTAAAcgcagagccatatatataaagagttacgacattgaaaattagaagccatttttgtgtcaaagaattcgcacgctgagggcgcgcgcgtctcttttgtatagcgttttcctgtagttccatgcattatttttagattttgttgtcaatgaaataacgcttagattccgtttttattttagtaaataaagttattaatggtattaacttggtaacatatatatattgtgtctataataacaaaagaataaatgctaggccctacatgcaagtcaggatacatcaaagcatgaaccaatacaaaaaacacacaaattcacccctctttttatacagtatatggctctctgtgtgtttttgacacaaactttcagagactcgttcatcatttcatttgtaataatttgcctttattattttaatattgttcatacctattcaatatattaacaaatatatccacgacactttattattttatttagtcatcaaagcatgcattatgaattgaaaatattacataattgttattaatgggacgtagttatgggatgttttgttccaaaatcaatcaatcgaacgttataatgtactagcgtacgcgcgcgcaatattctttggcgcaagtggttctgtacgctgtgcacgtcgatattccaccgtaaaatgtgcaattacattttttttaatataagaaaaagtttaaagtaatttcttgctcctatactttacatgcattaacggagacaagtttgacacattttgatctgcatatcacgtgactataatccaatgtcgtaactctttatatatatggctctgtttAAACGTTAGTAACTACGCCCTCTATAGAACGCAACTGTTTACTCTATTAATAGAGTTAATGTCCTgtgaggcctccgtacttttatcggcaggcctagcgatgattttcgcgaagctaagctggcgatgtATTTCCGAAGGGTGCtcagtattaattgattaaaaatagtttcaaataaaaaattatcgattttttacaattttatgattgcagaatgttgtagacaactcgtgagtaggttggatgaagattttgagtaattttaaggggtgggtacgaaactgcattagcgccaaGTTTTTTAGGTCTAAAATCTGGTTTGGCTTTAGGTGATAGTCATGATggggtcagtctaattaccgaaaacaaccgaaaacaaccgaaaataaccgaaaacaaccgaaaacaaccacaaacaaccgaaaacaaaccgaaaaaaaaatttaaaaaatctaaataccgaaaacaaattttgtataatattttttttaatgtcgccctctattgatgggtgtttctaaagctaagaccaTACAGAGGCGCAAAAGTGATGGAAGACCCTaagaaatggtagtgtgcacaaaatacaactcaaaatcgtacaaattcaatgaaatagattacatttacttacaaaatctataaacccatttcgtttttagtcttttaaaaaacaaagcatGATTTTATCTAACTTTGCGTTTTTTCGTCCCCGGTTTTCGTCACTGACTTATTAAGTGAATACTGAAGCGATTAAGGATAAAAACGTTATTTACTTTCTATACTATGGATTAACATATTCACAATTATTGTAAGGAGTAATGCGCTggtttctggatcaaaaatcgaaagactaaaattaaaatatttttatagattctgtaagtaaatgcgatgttatcattgattgattgcatgatttttagttgtattttgtgcacaagggtcttccttggcttttgcgcGCGCGGTTTTGTCTCTGTTATGGTCTAAgatttagaaacacccatcaatagagggcgacatttaaaaaatattatacaaatttgttttcggtatttagattattttattttgttttcggtttgttttcggttgtttatggttgttttcggttgtttgtggttgttttcggttgtttagggttgttttcggttattttcggttgttttcggttgttttcggtaattagactgaccggtCATGATGGATCCATTCCAAAATAAGGAAGGCGATCCAGAACTTGTTGATTTTCTTTCAAAAGTTGATGAAATTGGTTAGTAAAAACATGGAGTaacttattctttactccaccATGGTAACAATTGTAAAATAAAGCCTGGTCTGCTAGGCCTATCTAGTAGGGCCTCTAGCAGGTATTAGTAGTAGGCCTGCCTAGGCCTAATTGTGTGTTGGACCTAGCCTAGTCTAGTAGAGGCTGTGCTTGCTTGGCTAGCTAGCTAGGACTGGCCTAGTAATAGGAGGCTAGGTGCGAAAGTGCAGTGTTTGTAGCGCCTTGTTATCATGTTATATAAAAGAAGGCCTAGCCctccctagctaggcctatatataatatttcactTTGGTTGCTTtgcacattattattattattattatgtattgtaGATAAAATAGTTAAAGGATTGAATACAGAAGATGACAGTGAACAGAAAAAGGCATTATCAAAAGCAGACAAGATGATTAAAGAAACTGAGACCAGTAGTAAAATCAACAAGACAATCATTAACAAGACATCAACAAACGGCATGGTTAGTTTATGGTTACTTTTGGTACCGTGTTGTTGGTTGTGGCTTGCCATATAAatgaatagatattattataacacTATTTTTGTATCTTTGTTCTTTCAGGACGTAGGTGGACTTCCACAGGGAATGACACAAGGTATAGCTTGAAATTTAACACTAGGCTATTGGTCACTCAGGtgttaatttacaaaaataattggTTGTTGTTTATGAATTAAGTTTCTAAACTATTTCTTCTATGTTGTAAATATGCACTAAATAATTGATTGTTTGAACCTTTATTTCAGATGCTTTTATGGCATCAGTAGAAGCTGACGCAAGGGAGCGTGCTCAGAGACGTAAAGTTAAAACAAAACGAGCAACCGAGTGGAAAGAAAAAGGAAATCAGGAATTTAAGGCTGGAAAGTTTGAGAAAGCTGTTGAATATTATACTGAAGGACTTGAATGCCTCAAAGATATGGTGGTCCTTTACACAAATAGAGCTCAGgtatttaaacttatttaaaaaTGGGGATCTTTACATGATTGTAACCCACAATTATACTCTTAAATTATTGTCACCAATTCTTAAAATGTTGTCACTTGCTCTTAAATTATTGTCATAAATTCTTAGAAAGTTgtcaattataattaaattattttcaccAATTCTTAGAATGTTGTCACTCTTAAATTATTGTCACCAATTCCCAAAATCTTGTCACttacttttaaattattgtCACCAATTCTTAGAAATGTTGTCAACTGTTAAATTACTGTCACCAATTCAACTTACAGTACACTTTAAGTTGTTGCCGACACTGTAATTTTTATTGAGTTTTTTGGTTACGTTACAGGCATTTAACAAACTAGCTCAATACAATGATGCCatagggtcattccatctcagttcacccaaaaaaaatggaattttaaaccctacctcttccaattttgatgaaatttggtatatgggtgattcatagcaattaaaaccaaattttcaaattttaaccttatcggaccaacggttttcgagatatcgcaatttcaattttcggtttttacgcaaaaaagcgcgcggccgccacgtttcaaagagct
This region of Antedon mediterranea chromosome 8, ecAntMedi1.1, whole genome shotgun sequence genomic DNA includes:
- the LOC140056943 gene encoding intraflagellar transport protein 57 homolog, coding for MAKEQYNRQASGGVTERTKILAEISEELDKIKVEMEEKGSSMTDGSPLVKIKQALQRLKNEILQMDIRIGTVEHTLLAGKLKDKSNLQKDMNKTLTTSQYDDYKQY
- the LOC140056780 gene encoding tetratricopeptide repeat protein 12-like, which encodes MASVEADARERAQRRKVKTKRATEWKEKGNQEFKAGKFEKAVEYYTEGLECLKDMVVLYTNRAQAFNKLAQYNDAIGSFHLSSPKKNGILNPTSSNFDEIWYMGDS